The DNA window ATTGTCGACGCTGACTCTACACGGTCTGTCCTCGAAGCTTACACCACTGCAATCAGTGGAAAGATCGATATTCTCATCGCAAACGCTGGATACATGCCCAAGACCGAGCATGTGACCGTGGCAGATCCTGTCGATTGGTGGCTCACCTTTgagatcaacatcaaaggaAACTTTAACCTCTTGCGTGCCTTCGACCCCCTCGCCACTCCCGGAGCCACAGTCATCCACGTATCCACCAGCGCAATGTACACAGAGTTCATGCCCGGGTTCTCAGCCTATCGCGGCTCAAAGCTTGGagcttataaagtatttGAATGGTACGCCAATGAGAACCGTGACAAGGTCGTCATACAGTTTCACCCCGGACTCATCATGGACACGGCTATCACTCGACCTCTCGTGGATGTCGTCAAGGAATATGGACTTGTTCCAGAGGATGTGTCACTTCCGAGCGACTTTGCTGTTTGGGCTGCGAGCGATGAGGCCAAGTTTCTGAGTGGGAGGTTCGTGGAGTGTACGTgggatgttgaggagctcaaggcggCGAAGGATAAGATTAAGGAGTCATGGGAGAAGTTTACTGTTGGGTTGGTGGACTAAACCCTGCGATGTGTCAACCTGCGCTTCTTAGTTTCACGAGAGCGGGACGAGATAGCTTAGATACAAGgtttctattttaaatttagcTCATAAGAAAATAAGCTCAAGGCACCGGATCGTCAGATGTGGTAGAGAAGTTCAAGTAGGGACGTATTTCTATCGCTGCTTTTCCGTCTTTTTCACTCATCAATTCAAACAATCTTCATCTACCAGTGACCAAgagctctcaacatcaacaaaatAACGAAAAATACTATTCCCAGTATATATTGTCTACTTTGTCAAAGAACCATGGCTCCTGTACAAGACGACGCCACAGGCGACTCAACGACCATGCAAACACACCCTCTATTGATCACCATGGACCAGAGTTCTTATGTCAGAAGATCTCCACAAGATGACCCCAAGGATCTATATGGATTGTTCCGCGAACTCTCATTGGAGAGAACTATTGATCCAGACAAGATGCAACGGCACATCTTGGACAGCATCTATCGCCTTGTCCATGGCTCCAACAACATCGAAGACGTCagtttcagcttcaacaccacAGTCGAGCTTTGCCGCACCATTTTTGAAGGCTCCATCAGTGATCCCTTTGACCTCCTAGTTCTTGACGTGGAAATCTATCGAGAGTTGGGACAGCACGTCAAGGCAGCTCAATATCTCATTTGGCAAACCACCAAGAGCGATCTGTCCGAGGATATCATCAAGGAAGCACATCGCATCTTGACAAATGAGTTCAATGAGACCAAAGGTACATATGATACTGATTACAGCGGTGAATACCGCACATCTCCTCTGCAAGCAACATCCCGTCCCTACATGGACCCCAACAGTATTCCCGCTGCGATGGACAAGATGATGGCCAGCTACCGAGATGATATCCGGGCTGCTGGAATAAAAGGGGAGATTGATCCTGTGGCACTTGCAGCAAAGTATAGTCACATTTTCTTCAGTAT is part of the Fusarium fujikuroi IMI 58289 draft genome, chromosome FFUJ_chr07 genome and encodes:
- a CDS encoding related to peroxisomal short-chain alcohol dehydrogenase — translated: MASPVKTLHKTSYPSISSLRPELSTKGKNAVVTGGGSGIGASIARSFAKSGITNLALLGRTEKTLLENKAYIEGKYPETRVWTYTVNIVDADSTRSVLEAYTTAISGKIDILIANAGYMPKTEHVTVADPVDWWLTFEINIKGNFNLLRAFDPLATPGATVIHVSTSAMYTEFMPGFSAYRGSKLGAYKVFEWYANENRDKVVIQFHPGLIMDTAITRPLVDVVKEYGLVPEDVSLPSDFAVWAASDEAKFLSGRFVECTWDVEELKAAKDKIKESWEKFTVGLVD